One genomic window of Thermodesulfobacteriota bacterium includes the following:
- a CDS encoding type IV pilus twitching motility protein PilT: MVELQKLLEVMIEKGASDLHITTGSPPQCRIDGRLVSIDSTVLTAQDTKRLCYSVLTDAQRHKFEEEWELDFSFGIKGLSRFRGNIFMQRGAVAGAFRAISFDILNFSELGIPPIVNELIKKPKGLVLVTGPTGTGKSTTLAAMIDKINTERNAHIITIEDPIEYLHRHKNCIVNQREVNSDTKGFANALRHVLRQDPDIILIGEMRDLETIQAALLTAETGHLTFATLHTNSCVETINRIIDVFPPHQQQQVRTQLSFVLEGILAQQLIPKLGGKGRVLAMEVLIPNPAIRNLIREDKIQQIYSLMQVGQARFGMQTMNQALLSLVERHLISVEDAMERSHNLDEFRQMLSNAGVLGGRRERQMKST, encoded by the coding sequence ATGGTCGAATTACAAAAATTGCTTGAAGTCATGATCGAAAAGGGGGCTTCCGACCTTCACATCACGACGGGAAGCCCACCCCAGTGCCGCATCGATGGGAGGCTGGTGAGCATCGATTCGACGGTCCTGACCGCCCAGGACACCAAACGACTCTGTTATAGCGTGCTCACCGACGCCCAGCGCCATAAGTTTGAAGAGGAATGGGAACTCGATTTCTCCTTTGGCATCAAAGGGCTGAGCCGATTCCGGGGCAACATCTTCATGCAACGGGGAGCGGTGGCGGGCGCCTTCCGGGCCATCTCCTTTGACATCCTCAACTTCTCGGAACTGGGGATCCCGCCCATCGTCAATGAGCTCATCAAGAAACCCAAGGGCCTGGTCCTGGTCACCGGCCCCACCGGCACAGGGAAATCGACCACCCTCGCCGCGATGATCGACAAGATCAATACGGAACGGAACGCCCACATCATCACCATCGAAGACCCCATTGAATACCTCCATCGCCACAAAAACTGCATTGTCAACCAAAGAGAGGTCAACTCCGACACCAAAGGGTTCGCCAATGCCCTCCGCCATGTCCTCCGCCAGGACCCGGACATCATCCTGATCGGTGAGATGAGGGATCTCGAGACGATTCAGGCCGCCCTGCTCACCGCCGAAACCGGACACCTCACCTTTGCCACCCTTCATACGAACTCCTGCGTGGAGACGATCAACCGGATCATCGATGTCTTTCCGCCCCATCAGCAACAACAGGTCCGGACCCAGCTCTCCTTCGTCCTGGAAGGGATCCTCGCCCAGCAACTCATCCCCAAATTGGGGGGCAAGGGTCGGGTCCTGGCCATGGAGGTGCTGATCCCCAATCCGGCGATTCGAAACCTCATCCGGGAAGACAAGATCCAGCAAATCTACTCCTTGATGCAGGTGGGACAGGCCCGTTTCGGGATGCAGACGATGAACCAAGCCCTCCTCTCCCTTGTCGAACGTCACCTCATCTCCGTGGAGGATGCCATGGAACGGAGCCACAACCTCGACGAGTTCCGGCAGATGTTATCCAACGCGGGCGTGTTGGGAGGCAGGAGGGAGAGGCAGATGAAATCCACCTAA
- the gspF gene encoding type II secretion system inner membrane protein GspF produces MPIYKWEGKTLKGTIKKGELEAPSEAAIRIHLRQQNIIPTKIVPKGKEIKLSFPVGKKVPRRSIAIFTRQLATMIDAGLPLVQSLDILASQQENKTFKNIIREIREDVEGGSTFAGALKKHPSVFDELYTNLVVAGEEGGILDNILTRLSNYIEKAEALKKKVKSAMIYPAIIVTVAVLVVIILMIFVIPVFETMFKSAGQSLPLPTLVVLAISKFIKKYILVFIPFLILLVFLFRKFYRTEAGRTLVDRLTLKVPVFGMLLKKVAVARFARTLGTLVSSGVPILDGLQIVSRTAGNRTIETAILNARASIREGETIAEPLGRSGIFPPMVIQMISVGESTGALDAMLAKIADFYDDEVDVAVSNLTSLLEPFLMVFLGVVIGGVVISMYLPIFQMASALH; encoded by the coding sequence ATGCCAATCTACAAATGGGAAGGAAAGACACTGAAAGGGACGATCAAGAAGGGAGAGCTCGAAGCCCCGAGCGAGGCGGCCATTCGGATCCACCTTCGCCAGCAGAACATCATCCCAACCAAGATCGTGCCCAAGGGGAAGGAGATCAAGCTCTCGTTCCCCGTGGGGAAGAAGGTCCCCAGGCGAAGCATCGCCATCTTCACCCGCCAGCTGGCCACGATGATCGATGCCGGACTGCCCCTTGTCCAATCGCTGGACATCCTCGCCTCCCAACAGGAGAACAAGACCTTCAAGAACATCATCCGGGAGATCCGGGAGGATGTGGAGGGAGGATCGACCTTCGCCGGGGCCCTGAAGAAGCATCCCTCGGTCTTCGATGAGCTCTACACCAACCTGGTCGTGGCTGGTGAGGAGGGGGGGATCCTTGACAATATCCTGACCCGACTCTCCAACTATATCGAAAAGGCCGAGGCCCTGAAGAAGAAGGTGAAATCGGCGATGATCTACCCCGCCATCATCGTCACGGTGGCCGTCCTGGTCGTCATCATCTTGATGATCTTCGTCATCCCTGTCTTTGAGACCATGTTCAAATCCGCAGGGCAATCCTTACCCCTCCCCACCCTCGTCGTCCTCGCCATCAGCAAATTTATTAAAAAGTACATCTTGGTCTTCATCCCCTTTCTCATCCTGCTCGTCTTTCTGTTCAGGAAGTTTTACCGGACCGAAGCCGGCCGGACCTTGGTGGACCGGCTCACCCTGAAAGTCCCGGTCTTCGGGATGCTCCTCAAAAAGGTGGCCGTGGCCCGATTTGCCCGGACCCTCGGCACCTTGGTGAGCAGCGGGGTGCCAATCCTCGATGGCCTTCAGATCGTTTCGAGGACCGCCGGGAACCGAACGATCGAAACCGCCATCCTGAATGCCAGGGCCAGCATCCGAGAGGGCGAAACCATCGCCGAACCCTTGGGCCGAAGCGGCATCTTCCCTCCCATGGTCATCCAGATGATCTCCGTCGGGGAATCGACAGGGGCCCTCGATGCGATGTTGGCCAAGATCGCCGATTTCTATGACGATGAGGTCGACGTGGCGGTCAGCAACCTGACCTCCTTGCTCGAGCCCTTCCTCATGGTCTTTCTCGGCGTGGTCATCGGAGGGGTGGTCATCTCGATGTACCTCCCCATCTTCCAGATGGCCTCTGCCTTACATTAA